Genomic window (Candidatus Aminicenantes bacterium):
GGTCGGACAGCGACAACGGTCCGCCGGTGTTCGTCCTGCGCAGCCGCTCCAAGGAGGAGGAGGCCGAGGAGATCGCCCGGCTGATCATCCGCCTAAAGGGAAGCAATCCCGAGCTGTTCCCGCTGGCCATTCTCTATCGCATCAATTCCCAATCGCTGGCCCTGGAAACCGAGTTTCTCAAGCAGAATATCCCCTTCCGCATCCTCAAGGGACTGCGCTTCTTTGAACGCAAGGAGATCCGCGACAGCCTGGCCCTGCTGCGCCTGGCCTTGAATCCAGCCGACGACATGGCCTTCCTGCGCTTGGTCGATTTTCTGCCGCTGGGTATCGGCAGCAAGACCCTGGAGAGCCTGAAGGTGTCGGCCAAGGCAAAGTCATTGCCCCTGTTCGCGGCGCTGGAACAGTGCCTGCCGGAAAAATTCAACGCCCGGCCGCTTTTTTCCCGGCTGCGCCGGACGCAGCTCGAAAAAGACCGGCAAACGGTTTCAGCGCTCTACGCCAGCCTGCTGGACGGCTCGGGATACCGCGAGATGCTCCGCGAGAAAGATGAAGAGGAGAGGCTGTTCAACATCAAGGAGCTCGAGGAGTTCATCCAGAAATGGGAGGCGGAAAACCCGGCCGCCGCTTTCAGCGACCTGCTCGACCGCATGAGCCTCGATGCCAGGGAAACGCGCCGCCCGGAGAAAACCCAGGTCTTTCTCCTGACCATGCACAACGCCAAGGGGCTCGAATTCCCCGCCGTGGTGGTCAGTGGCATCAACTCGGCCTACATGCCTTTCTTCCTGCGCAAAGGCAGCCAGCTGCTGGTCATTTCCACCGCTTCCGACCGCCCGTCGTTTTTTCTGCAGCAGATGGCCGCCTCCACCTACCTGCCCGTCTACTCATTCCGGGAAATCATCGACGCTATCTTCCCGGTCGCGCCGGCCATTGTCGGCCAGGGCGAGGGAAAATTCATCGTTCATCCCCTTTTCGGGCGCGGGCGCATCGTCGACAAGATTTCCGCCAGCCGTTACCTGATCCATTTCGGCGACAAGGGCGAAAAGGTGATCGACACCTCGGTGGTCCAGGTCGAGTTCGTTTGAAATGATCCGCCCGGATTCATTTTCCCCCGGGCGACTGTTTTCCCCGCTTTCTTGATTTCCTGGCGCTAGGGCAGCACGTAGAAGAGGATGGCGAAATAATGGCAGGCGCCGCCGGCCAGGACGAAGAGGTGCCAGGCGGCATGGTGCATGGGGAGTTTCTTCCAGAGATAAAAAAATGCACCCACCGTGTAGCACAAGCCGCCGGCCAGCAGCCAGAGCAGCCCCGGCCGCGGCACCCGGGCCAGCAGCGGCTTGCCGGCCACGACCACCAGCCAGCCCATCAGTAGATAGATCAGCGTCTGCAGCACCCGAAAGCGGCCGATGAAAAAGACCTGGAAAACGATCCCGGCCAGAGCCAGCCCCCAGATGACGCCGAACAGGCTCCAGCCCCAGCCGCCGCGTAAGGTCACCAAGACAAACGGGGTGTAGGTCCCGGCGATGAGAAGAAAAATGGCGGCATGGTCGATGATGCGGAAAATGTGCTTGTGGCGCGGGTTGCGCAAGCTGTGGTAGAGGGTGGAACCGGCGAACATCAGCACCAACGTGGCGCCGTAAATGCAGCAGCTGACGATATGCCAGGCGTCGCCGCGCAGGCTGGCCAGGATCACCAATACGACAAGCCCAGCCAGGCTGAGCAGGGCGCCCAGGCCGTGGGTCAGGGCGTTGATGGTTTCTTCCTTGGGCATTCGACCTCTATCGCGGCACACAGGCTTTTCCCCGTGAATGGCTATCTTATATCACATGGGGAATCCGGGTTCAACCGCCCCGCCGCTATTCGGAGCTCAGCTGTTCCGCTCAGTAATGCTTTCCGTTTTTAGGAACATTGGGAACGCAGCTGTTGCCCAATGTTTTCTCGCTGATTCGCTACAACGCGTAGATATTTTTACGCTGACGATTTACAATGAACCTGATTAAGGGGGTGGAATTCATGCAGAAAAGCGTCTTCCTGTCATCAATTTGCTGCTTCATCGCCGCTGTCCTGGCGGCCAATGACCGCCCGGACATCGAAAAACTGCTGCAGCTGGGACGAGTGGACGAAGCACTCGCCCTCTGCTCGCAGCGGCAGGGATATGCGGCGGCCTGGAGTTGGCCGCTGCTCGGCAACTATTTTTTTTTGGCCGCCGATCCCGAGAGGGCGCTGGAATGTTACCAGAAGGGCGTCCCCTGCCGAAACCAGGCCCTGGCCTGGTGCATGGCGGCCGATCGCTGCCGGGAGCGGGGTGACACCGCCGGGGCCCGTGAACGCTATGGCCGGGCCGCCGAGGTTTACGAAACGCTCCTCCGGGACAACCGCTGCCTCTGGAACCGGGAGTGGAACTGGGAACGGCTGGAGGCGCGCAGGCATTGGGCCGAGTTGGGGGGACAGTCGGTGCAGCCGGAAAACAGCGAGAAGCTCGGGCAGCTCCTGGATAGGGCCGAAGCCTATTGTGAGCGGCTGCAGACGTCGCTGCTGAGCTACTTCTGCGAAGAAGAAGTGACGGAAACGACCGATTTTTCCCTGAAAATAGCCGAAGCGCTGCAACTGTTTGATACCAGGGCGGGGGCCTATATGCACGCGGAAGACCACAAAATGCGCAGAATTTTTCTCTATGACTACCAGTTGGTCAGCAAAGAAGGTGCTGTAAGCGAAAAGCGTCGACTGCTGCTGAAAAACGGCCAAGTCGCCGCTCTGGAAAACAGCAAGCTGCAGGTCGCGCACTATCGCCTGGATAAGATGATCTACGCCCCCATCGACCTCTTCGGCTCTGGCCAGCGACAGGTTTACGAGTACCGCCTCCTTGAGGAGAAGCGGGACGAATCGGGGCCGCTGATTTTAGTCGAGGCGGTACCCATCGTTTTCCCGACGGCCAATATGCCTTTCGGTCGCGCCTGGCTGCGCGAAAACGGGCGGGTGGAGCGGATCGAGCTGAACATGAAGTCGATCCTCGGCTATGAGACGATTCTTGCCGCTGCGCACAGAGCCAAGCTCGAGCCGGCCATCGCCATCGTCTCCGTCTTCGGCAAGGAATTCAAGGGCATCGGTTTTCCCACCGCCATCTGCCTGCGCGACGCCTATCTGGACGAGGCGGGCCGGGAGCTGCTGGTTTCCCAAGTCGATATCGCCTACCGCAACTACCGCTTTTTCGTCGTCGAGATGCGCGTGAAACAGTTGTCGGTGAAATAACCATCGTCCAGCCTGAATGTTTTCGGCGGCAAAAGGTGAGCCGCTATTTGTCGGATAATCCGGCGGCTCGGCTCCCGATAACGCCGGTACAGGAATTGCTTTTTTTGCCCAACCCTTTGGAGTTTCTTCCGCCCTTGACTTTGCGGCCGACCATGTCTATAACCATGCATATAACGGAAGAACATGAAAAAAAAGATCCTCCTTATCCATACCGGCGGCACCATCGGCATGACCCGCGACGATCAAAGCGGCGTTTTACGCCCCGACAAGTTTTACGCCGGCCTGCTCAAGGTCATCCCGGAAATTTCAACCATCGCCGACATTCAAGTCGAAATTCCGTTTGTCCTGGACAGCGCCGAACTGAATTTCCAGCACTGGCAG
Coding sequences:
- a CDS encoding ATP-dependent helicase yields the protein MPADSLSGLNPEQQAAVLHFDSPLLIVAGAGSGKTRVITHKIAHLILEKGLPPQHILAVTFTNKAANEMKIRSEALTGIEARLFNISTFHSLGLRILRESGGVLGFDSQWQVMDDDEQQRLIDRLLKEHFPNLGRDSDDIRRKISLAKMNLNYPNNGEFLRQKGFAEDEISLFAHYHAAQQANKLWDYEDLISFAVILLRDHGAVRGKYQQKFRYVLVDEFQDTNPNQYELIKLLCGDRRSITVVGDDDQAIYSWRGASVRFLLDYEQDFPGTRIIKLEQNYRSTPQILGFANQLISQNALRKAKRMWSDSDNGPPVFVLRSRSKEEEAEEIARLIIRLKGSNPELFPLAILYRINSQSLALETEFLKQNIPFRILKGLRFFERKEIRDSLALLRLALNPADDMAFLRLVDFLPLGIGSKTLESLKVSAKAKSLPLFAALEQCLPEKFNARPLFSRLRRTQLEKDRQTVSALYASLLDGSGYREMLREKDEEERLFNIKELEEFIQKWEAENPAAAFSDLLDRMSLDARETRRPEKTQVFLLTMHNAKGLEFPAVVVSGINSAYMPFFLRKGSQLLVISTASDRPSFFLQQMAASTYLPVYSFREIIDAIFPVAPAIVGQGEGKFIVHPLFGRGRIVDKISASRYLIHFGDKGEKVIDTSVVQVEFV
- a CDS encoding hemolysin III family protein, with the protein product MPKEETINALTHGLGALLSLAGLVVLVILASLRGDAWHIVSCCIYGATLVLMFAGSTLYHSLRNPRHKHIFRIIDHAAIFLLIAGTYTPFVLVTLRGGWGWSLFGVIWGLALAGIVFQVFFIGRFRVLQTLIYLLMGWLVVVAGKPLLARVPRPGLLWLLAGGLCYTVGAFFYLWKKLPMHHAAWHLFVLAGGACHYFAILFYVLP